A stretch of the Streptomyces sp. NBC_00078 genome encodes the following:
- a CDS encoding trypsin-like peptidase domain-containing protein gives MAGRGPRTGGGNRQGEGARTGHSGDADQPPAGDDALVRIHDLAGRPRGTGFVADHHGTVITSHEAVDGLPRLVLHAAGDRTCLVTADAVTALPALDLALVRTEGLGVDPLPVTVRDRVETGTYVRIAAGCWREARVLGAASVTYAATDRFHLLDGALELAIGTAGRDALRLGGGAAGGPVLDAGTGAVVGVLGTALHSGRRDGGFAVPLLPAPSGPLADLLARNAETVPAYGPDLNLAGVLELTATSVGQDGPPGTLAGYVGRADASVEPVERAAAAREFTAFAQSRATVLGLVGAPGSGRTTELVSLVARRNRGPEPAPTLWLRGADLEDDDTSIADAARRALARAARIVTASGTTAVADLGDITPERLAQVAFAADRPLLLLLDGPEEMPAVLAHHLRKWTQGTASWLRETGARLVVACREEYWEGAGAEFPAELLFGGSVVSARPASADGAARPAAEGRGHGLGEGTGGGGEGGRIDQGLRRGPCVRLGDLEDDEARKARARYRIPEGTLADPDTRHPLTLRLLSEVRAALPDAPHARVDRDDVFSAYLDLMCLRIAVRLAAENGLRGTAVRRLAAKVSGQIHEAARRSLGPGQGELDREAFEAVFPWGQAPARLGGGSGWASAVLTEGLVIPAGTGYRFAHEELADWIQGMHLDLDEALRALVHRSSTPDAAHPVSVPHHRIGPVVQALLLVARQYGAPQLAARLEELAHALERDPHSWWAARLLTETLLRVPDATPYLAVLRLLADRLAAARGQGRPEARGQERPDPRGPGRPDARERERPDLWGQGRPDPRGQERPDPPEQERPDPREQDRPNPRETDGDDRPGPAVANAFAPGFWTALAISRTECLELLGVLLLADGPQDTAPRFLDAASDLLAADATAVQPLLTRWFDDDRPLPATPHATVANAAQALLHTYRHLALDDLTEVLVECAHRKADELLAVLAEDEPSAVCRAVDRWAHDERPARRVAAVAYGLRATPHVRTEADRELLRYAALALLARPADSSLHGGALALLVRDPRTRARHLPQALRHFAAGDPHFPPSALVPALATHPEPVLDAFRDRLRRPDAGQALRTLADVTTPSLARRVAALVHEAVERRPETAVDVAAYVDRRLDQGPSARAVLFPLVTGLLDGGPEEVRAALAAVLAAPGTPASRLQRRELLDLLLAHERAPAVLEALLRAAGRCGGEDVRELVHRSGLLLVRTPDGAARFDRALVDLGRQVPGFAARMAGWLTDTPQTWAAVVGPGTRRMIENLSGVRVSV, from the coding sequence ATGGCGGGACGGGGCCCGCGGACCGGGGGCGGAAACCGGCAGGGGGAGGGCGCGCGGACCGGACATTCCGGTGATGCGGACCAGCCGCCCGCCGGTGACGACGCGCTGGTCCGCATCCACGACCTCGCCGGCCGCCCCCGCGGCACCGGCTTCGTGGCCGACCACCACGGCACCGTCATCACCAGCCACGAGGCTGTCGACGGTCTGCCCAGGCTCGTACTGCATGCCGCCGGTGACCGCACCTGCCTCGTGACGGCCGACGCGGTGACCGCGCTGCCCGCCCTGGACCTGGCCCTTGTCCGCACCGAGGGCCTCGGCGTGGACCCACTGCCGGTCACGGTGCGGGACCGGGTCGAGACGGGCACCTATGTGCGGATCGCCGCCGGATGCTGGCGTGAGGCGCGGGTACTCGGTGCCGCCTCCGTGACGTACGCGGCGACAGACCGCTTCCATCTCCTCGACGGCGCACTGGAGTTGGCGATCGGCACGGCCGGCCGGGACGCGCTGCGGCTGGGCGGCGGGGCGGCCGGGGGGCCGGTGCTGGACGCCGGGACCGGCGCCGTCGTCGGCGTTCTCGGCACCGCGCTCCACTCCGGCCGGCGCGACGGCGGATTCGCCGTCCCGCTCCTCCCCGCCCCGAGCGGCCCGCTCGCCGACCTGCTCGCCCGGAACGCGGAGACGGTGCCCGCGTACGGACCCGACCTCAACCTGGCCGGCGTGCTGGAGCTGACGGCCACCTCCGTGGGGCAGGACGGCCCGCCGGGGACACTGGCGGGTTACGTCGGCCGGGCGGACGCTTCGGTCGAGCCGGTCGAACGGGCCGCGGCAGCACGGGAGTTCACCGCCTTCGCGCAGAGCCGGGCCACCGTCCTCGGCCTCGTCGGAGCACCGGGCAGCGGCCGTACGACAGAACTGGTGTCCCTCGTCGCCCGCCGCAACCGGGGCCCCGAACCGGCCCCCACGCTGTGGCTGCGCGGCGCCGATCTGGAGGACGACGACACCTCGATCGCGGACGCGGCCCGCCGGGCGCTGGCCCGCGCCGCCCGCATCGTCACCGCGTCCGGGACGACGGCTGTCGCGGACCTCGGCGACATCACACCGGAACGCCTGGCACAGGTGGCGTTCGCGGCGGACCGTCCCCTGCTGCTCCTCCTGGACGGCCCCGAGGAGATGCCGGCGGTCCTCGCGCACCACCTGCGGAAGTGGACGCAGGGGACGGCGAGTTGGCTGAGGGAGACGGGGGCGCGGTTGGTGGTGGCGTGCCGGGAGGAGTACTGGGAGGGGGCGGGAGCGGAGTTTCCCGCGGAGTTGCTGTTCGGCGGGTCGGTGGTTTCAGCACGTCCGGCGTCTGCGGACGGTGCCGCTCGGCCGGCGGCGGAGGGCCGGGGGCACGGCCTGGGGGAGGGGACGGGCGGGGGCGGCGAGGGCGGCCGTATCGATCAGGGGCTCCGCCGCGGGCCCTGCGTCCGTCTCGGCGACCTGGAGGACGACGAGGCCCGAAAAGCCCGCGCACGCTACCGCATCCCCGAAGGCACCCTCGCCGACCCCGACACCCGCCACCCCCTCACCCTCCGCCTCCTCTCCGAGGTCCGCGCCGCCCTCCCCGACGCCCCGCACGCACGCGTCGACCGCGACGACGTCTTCTCGGCCTACCTGGACCTGATGTGCCTGCGCATCGCCGTCAGGCTGGCCGCCGAGAACGGCCTGCGCGGCACGGCCGTACGCCGCCTCGCCGCGAAGGTCTCCGGCCAGATCCACGAGGCCGCCCGCCGCAGCCTCGGCCCCGGGCAGGGCGAGCTGGACCGGGAGGCGTTCGAGGCGGTGTTCCCGTGGGGCCAGGCTCCCGCGCGGCTCGGCGGCGGCAGCGGCTGGGCGTCCGCCGTCCTCACCGAGGGCCTTGTCATCCCCGCCGGCACCGGCTACCGCTTCGCCCACGAGGAACTCGCCGACTGGATCCAGGGCATGCACCTCGACCTCGACGAAGCCCTGCGCGCCCTGGTCCACCGCAGCAGCACCCCGGACGCCGCCCACCCGGTCTCCGTCCCGCACCATCGCATCGGCCCGGTCGTCCAGGCCCTGTTGCTGGTCGCCCGGCAGTACGGCGCCCCCCAACTCGCCGCTCGGCTGGAGGAGTTGGCGCACGCTCTGGAGAGGGACCCGCACTCCTGGTGGGCCGCCCGCCTGCTCACCGAAACCCTGCTGCGCGTACCGGACGCCACGCCGTACCTGGCGGTCCTGCGGCTGCTCGCCGACCGGCTCGCAGCGGCACGCGGGCAGGGCCGCCCGGAGGCACGGGGTCAGGAGCGCCCCGATCCGCGAGGGCCGGGCCGTCCGGATGCCAGGGAACGGGAGCGTCCGGACCTGTGGGGACAGGGCCGTCCGGATCCCCGGGGACAGGAGCGTCCGGACCCGCCGGAACAGGAGCGCCCGGATCCCCGGGAACAGGACCGCCCCAATCCCCGTGAGACAGACGGAGATGACCGTCCCGGCCCCGCTGTCGCGAATGCCTTCGCGCCCGGCTTCTGGACCGCCCTGGCGATTTCGCGGACCGAGTGCTTGGAGTTGCTTGGCGTCCTCCTCCTCGCCGACGGCCCGCAGGACACCGCCCCCCGTTTCCTGGACGCCGCGAGCGACCTTCTCGCCGCCGACGCCACCGCCGTACAACCCCTCCTCACACGCTGGTTCGACGACGACCGCCCGTTGCCCGCGACCCCGCACGCGACCGTCGCGAACGCGGCGCAGGCGCTGTTGCACACCTATCGGCATCTCGCCCTGGACGACCTGACCGAGGTACTCGTCGAGTGTGCGCACCGGAAGGCGGACGAGTTGCTCGCCGTGCTGGCCGAGGACGAGCCGTCGGCGGTCTGCCGGGCCGTCGACCGGTGGGCGCACGACGAGCGGCCCGCGCGCCGGGTGGCGGCGGTGGCGTACGGCCTGCGTGCCACGCCCCACGTCCGCACCGAGGCCGACCGCGAACTGCTGCGCTACGCGGCCCTCGCCCTGCTCGCCCGCCCCGCCGACAGTTCCCTGCACGGCGGCGCGCTCGCCCTCCTCGTGCGGGACCCACGCACGCGTGCCCGCCATCTCCCGCAGGCACTGCGGCACTTCGCGGCCGGCGACCCGCACTTCCCGCCGAGCGCACTGGTCCCCGCCCTCGCCACGCACCCGGAGCCGGTCCTGGACGCCTTCCGCGACCGGCTGCGCAGGCCGGACGCCGGTCAGGCGCTGCGCACGCTCGCCGACGTCACCACGCCCTCGCTCGCCCGACGGGTCGCCGCCCTCGTGCACGAGGCCGTGGAACGGCGCCCGGAGACCGCCGTCGACGTGGCCGCGTACGTCGACCGGCGCCTCGACCAGGGGCCGTCGGCCAGGGCCGTGCTCTTCCCCCTGGTCACCGGCCTTCTGGACGGCGGTCCGGAAGAGGTCAGGGCCGCACTCGCGGCCGTACTCGCCGCTCCCGGCACCCCCGCCTCCCGCCTGCAGCGCCGCGAACTCCTCGACCTCCTGCTGGCCCACGAACGGGCCCCCGCCGTCCTGGAGGCCCTGCTGCGGGCGGCAGGCCGGTGCGGCGGCGAGGACGTACGCGAGCTCGTGCACCGCAGCGGTCTGCTCCTCGTCCGTACCCCGGACGGCGCGGCCCGGTTCGACCGCGCGCTGGTCGACCTCGGCCGGCAGGTCCCCGGCTTCGCCGCCCGCATGGCCGGCTGGCTGACCGACACCCCGCAGACCTGGGCGGCGGTGGTGGGACCCGGCACCCGCCGCATGATCGAGAACCTGTCCGGCGTACGAGTGTCCGTCTGA
- a CDS encoding bifunctional riboflavin kinase/FAD synthetase, translated as MQRWRGLEDIPEDWGRSVVTIGSYDGVHRGHQLIIRHAVDRARELGVPSVVVTFDPHPSEVVRPGSHPPLLAPHHRRAELMADLGVDALLILPFTTEFSKLSPADFVVKVLVDRLHAKAVVEGPNFRFGHKAAGNVEFLVEQGKVYDFEVEVVDLYVTGTAGGGEPFSSTLTRRLVAEGDVEGAGEILGRPHRVEGVVVRGAQRGRELGFPTANVETLPHTAIPADGVYAGWLHAQGEVMPAAISVGTNPQFDGTERTVEAYAIDRVGLDLYGLHVAVDFLAFVRGQAKFESLEALLEQMAEDVKRCRELVAAAE; from the coding sequence GTGCAGCGCTGGCGTGGCTTGGAGGACATCCCCGAGGACTGGGGGCGCAGCGTCGTCACCATCGGGTCCTACGACGGCGTCCACCGCGGGCACCAGCTGATCATCCGGCATGCCGTGGACCGCGCCCGGGAGCTGGGCGTTCCCTCCGTGGTCGTCACCTTCGACCCGCACCCCAGTGAGGTCGTGCGCCCCGGCAGCCACCCGCCGCTGCTCGCCCCGCACCACCGCCGCGCCGAGCTGATGGCCGACCTGGGCGTGGACGCGTTGCTGATCCTCCCCTTCACCACCGAGTTCTCGAAGCTCTCGCCCGCCGACTTCGTCGTCAAGGTCCTGGTCGACAGGCTGCACGCCAAGGCGGTCGTCGAGGGCCCGAACTTCCGCTTCGGCCACAAGGCCGCGGGGAACGTCGAGTTCCTCGTCGAGCAGGGCAAGGTCTACGACTTCGAGGTCGAGGTCGTGGACCTGTACGTGACCGGTACGGCGGGCGGCGGCGAGCCCTTCTCCTCGACCTTGACCCGGCGCCTGGTCGCCGAGGGCGACGTCGAGGGCGCCGGTGAGATCCTGGGCCGCCCGCACCGGGTGGAGGGCGTCGTGGTGCGAGGAGCTCAGCGCGGCCGTGAACTGGGCTTCCCCACGGCCAACGTCGAGACCCTCCCGCACACCGCGATCCCGGCCGACGGCGTGTACGCCGGCTGGCTGCACGCCCAGGGCGAGGTGATGCCGGCGGCGATCTCCGTCGGCACGAACCCGCAGTTCGACGGCACCGAGCGCACAGTGGAGGCGTACGCCATCGACCGCGTGGGCCTGGACCTGTACGGCCTGCACGTGGCCGTCGACTTCCTGGCCTTCGTGCGCGGCCAGGCGAAGTTCGAGTCCCTGGAGGCCCTGCTCGAACAGATGGCCGAGGACGTGAAGCGCTGCCGGGAGCTGGTGGCGGCCGCCGAATAG
- a CDS encoding SCO5717 family growth-regulating ATPase gives MSSDRDGIRGGWATPGDDQPDVESAIETTGEFTIDYAPPAWYTQNASEGAGGGAGGGAGEPGTGGSGAAGSGSTASGAGGAPGATGAAAGRPGAVPGRPGAVPGAPAAAGSPSDFSISSLPGLTPPAHSMPKPPSSGGPASIPAPAPGAPFAPPAAAPAPGAPYTPPTAPAAGAPYPPPAPPGPPSGGPGAMPKLPVGSGFEPQPTGDASSPTAVPNLPAGGFQAQWGVPAAPGEPPVAPPAAPSASVSAEDSGDEAGNGDLESGATMRFSSVALKREIAERAAAAAAEPSVEPTDEDDGVSAESTGSAVPDEADGSVDDGAADEGAEADTAAGASGGDVEVTDTSADAESGAADEVVDDDEREDSDSADAVGESDSADAVELGVSSSSLEAGGEPSEEAAPSAIEPEETGAGEADGAEEADEAAAVDAEADAVAGPEDAAPHGTEPQDTEPQDTGLSDAVTEDAVTEDAVTEDAVTEDAVTEDAVTEDAVREDAEPDDVVPVDAVSQGSEPQDAVPSAADAPQSAPQAAPTAWAPPPAPQGGLPPLPPSYQPAAPASAAQWPAQPQQPQPQDPSAPAQPQPAAAQAQPPQQPLSPQQPHFQPQAPQPAPAAWNQPNPAPAPAPNPQGGYGFPHPGGAPAPAPNAPDGYGFPPPGAPAPTSPPAPNPQAQPGGYGFPQPPSPQAQPQPGMPPQAQPQPGVPPQGQPYPGFPPQGQPQPNVQAPHPGGAPAPASNDPDGYGFPHPGAPASAPTTPPAPNPQAQPGGYGFPYPGAPAQGQPQPAPPAPDTPGGYGFPPPGAPATGTPFTQQAPNPQAQPGGYGFPYPGAPAQGQPQPNAQAPQAPQPPHAPQPQPPQGFAEQQPQAPHAPQPPQAPQAPQPVDPRAGAAWPQPIQHDQRQMTNPGAAPLGYTAAVELSSDRLISKKQKAKSGRPAAAPSRFKIGGRKEEAERQRKLELIRTPVLSCYRIAVISLKGGVGKTTTTTALGSTLATERQDKILAIDANPDAGTLGRRVRRETGATIRDLVQAIPHLNSYMDIRRFTSQAPSGLEIIANDVDPAVSTTFNDEDYRRAIDVLGKQYPVILTDSGTGLLYSAMRGVLDLADQLIIISTPSVDGASSASTTLDWLSAHGYADLVSRSITVISGVRETGKMIKVEDIVSHFETRCRGVVVVPFDEHLAAGAEVDLDMMRPKVRESYFNLAAMVAEDFVRHQQMHGLWTSDGNPPPVAAPPLPGQQYAPGQPMPGQPMPGQPMPGQQVPGQPPVPGQPGPYPQAPQPPQPGQPYAPGQPYPQPGQPPAQPGQAYPPGQPGQPGQPYPQQPGQPYPQHPGQPGYGYPQPPQQPDGQTPPPPPQQ, from the coding sequence GTGAGCAGCGATCGGGACGGGATCCGCGGGGGCTGGGCCACACCCGGCGATGACCAGCCCGACGTGGAGTCCGCCATCGAGACGACGGGCGAGTTCACCATCGACTACGCACCGCCCGCCTGGTACACGCAGAACGCGTCCGAGGGCGCGGGCGGCGGTGCGGGGGGCGGGGCCGGTGAGCCGGGAACCGGCGGGTCCGGTGCGGCCGGATCCGGTTCTACGGCGTCCGGAGCGGGCGGCGCGCCTGGGGCCACCGGCGCCGCTGCGGGCCGTCCTGGCGCTGTTCCGGGCCGTCCTGGCGCTGTTCCGGGGGCGCCCGCTGCTGCCGGCTCCCCCTCCGATTTCTCGATCTCCTCGCTTCCGGGGCTGACTCCGCCGGCTCATTCCATGCCGAAGCCTCCTTCGTCCGGCGGCCCGGCCTCCATTCCGGCGCCTGCTCCGGGGGCTCCGTTCGCGCCCCCTGCTGCGGCGCCCGCGCCGGGGGCTCCCTACACACCGCCGACGGCTCCTGCCGCGGGTGCGCCGTACCCGCCGCCCGCGCCGCCCGGACCGCCGAGCGGTGGTCCGGGGGCGATGCCCAAGCTTCCGGTGGGGAGTGGGTTCGAGCCTCAGCCGACCGGCGATGCGTCGTCGCCCACCGCCGTACCGAACCTTCCTGCCGGTGGGTTTCAGGCCCAGTGGGGAGTTCCGGCTGCGCCGGGCGAGCCCCCGGTGGCTCCTCCGGCAGCTCCGTCGGCTTCCGTTTCCGCGGAGGACTCCGGGGACGAGGCCGGGAACGGCGACCTGGAGAGCGGCGCCACCATGCGGTTCTCCTCCGTGGCTCTGAAGCGGGAGATCGCGGAGCGCGCCGCCGCGGCCGCTGCCGAACCTTCGGTGGAGCCGACGGACGAGGACGACGGAGTAAGCGCAGAGAGCACCGGGAGCGCGGTCCCTGACGAGGCTGACGGATCCGTCGACGACGGCGCCGCGGACGAGGGTGCGGAGGCCGACACCGCAGCCGGCGCCTCGGGCGGTGACGTCGAGGTGACGGACACGTCCGCGGACGCGGAGAGCGGCGCCGCGGACGAGGTCGTCGACGACGATGAGAGGGAGGACTCCGACTCGGCCGACGCGGTCGGGGAGTCCGACTCGGCCGACGCCGTCGAACTCGGGGTCTCCTCCAGCTCCTTGGAAGCCGGCGGCGAACCCTCCGAGGAGGCAGCGCCTTCGGCGATCGAGCCCGAGGAAACCGGTGCGGGCGAGGCGGACGGGGCGGAGGAAGCGGACGAGGCGGCTGCCGTCGACGCGGAGGCGGATGCGGTGGCCGGGCCAGAGGACGCAGCGCCGCATGGCACTGAGCCTCAGGACACCGAGCCTCAGGACACCGGGCTTTCGGATGCCGTGACCGAGGACGCAGTGACCGAGGACGCAGTGACCGAGGACGCAGTGACCGAGGACGCAGTGACCGAGGACGCAGTGACCGAGGACGCGGTGCGTGAGGACGCCGAGCCCGACGACGTCGTACCCGTGGACGCGGTGTCTCAGGGCAGTGAGCCCCAGGACGCCGTGCCGAGCGCGGCCGACGCCCCGCAGAGCGCGCCGCAGGCCGCGCCGACCGCATGGGCTCCACCGCCGGCACCGCAGGGCGGGCTCCCGCCGTTGCCGCCGTCGTACCAGCCGGCGGCCCCCGCGTCGGCGGCCCAGTGGCCGGCACAACCGCAGCAGCCTCAGCCGCAGGACCCGTCGGCGCCTGCGCAGCCGCAGCCCGCGGCGGCTCAGGCACAGCCGCCCCAGCAGCCCCTGTCGCCGCAACAGCCGCATTTCCAGCCGCAGGCCCCGCAGCCCGCCCCCGCGGCCTGGAACCAACCGAACCCGGCACCGGCCCCCGCGCCCAACCCGCAGGGCGGCTACGGCTTCCCCCATCCCGGCGGCGCCCCGGCCCCCGCGCCGAACGCCCCCGACGGCTACGGATTCCCGCCCCCCGGCGCACCCGCACCAACGAGCCCGCCCGCCCCCAACCCTCAGGCGCAGCCCGGCGGTTACGGCTTCCCGCAGCCGCCCAGCCCGCAGGCCCAGCCGCAGCCGGGCATGCCGCCGCAGGCCCAGCCGCAGCCCGGCGTGCCCCCGCAGGGACAGCCCTACCCCGGCTTCCCTCCGCAGGGACAGCCCCAGCCCAACGTGCAGGCCCCCCATCCCGGCGGCGCCCCGGCCCCCGCGTCGAACGACCCCGACGGCTACGGATTCCCCCACCCCGGTGCGCCCGCATCCGCACCGACCACCCCGCCTGCCCCCAACCCGCAAGCCCAGCCCGGCGGTTACGGCTTCCCTTACCCCGGCGCACCCGCCCAGGGGCAGCCCCAGCCCGCCCCACCGGCCCCCGACACCCCGGGCGGTTACGGCTTCCCGCCCCCCGGCGCACCGGCCACGGGCACGCCGTTCACCCAGCAGGCCCCCAACCCGCAAGCCCAGCCCGGCGGTTACGGCTTCCCTTACCCCGGCGCACCCGCCCAGGGGCAGCCCCAGCCCAACGCACAAGCCCCGCAGGCACCGCAGCCCCCACACGCCCCTCAGCCCCAGCCGCCGCAGGGTTTCGCCGAGCAGCAGCCGCAAGCGCCACATGCACCGCAGCCGCCGCAGGCGCCGCAGGCGCCACAGCCCGTCGATCCCCGTGCCGGTGCCGCCTGGCCCCAGCCCATTCAGCACGATCAGCGGCAGATGACCAACCCCGGTGCCGCGCCGCTGGGTTACACCGCTGCCGTGGAGCTGTCCTCCGACCGGCTGATCAGCAAGAAGCAGAAGGCCAAGAGCGGGCGTCCGGCGGCGGCGCCGAGCCGGTTCAAGATCGGCGGGAGGAAGGAGGAGGCCGAGCGGCAGCGAAAGCTCGAACTGATCCGGACGCCCGTGCTGTCCTGCTACCGGATCGCGGTCATCAGCCTCAAGGGTGGTGTCGGCAAGACGACCACGACCACCGCCCTCGGTTCCACCCTCGCCACCGAGCGGCAGGACAAGATCCTCGCGATCGACGCCAACCCGGACGCCGGTACGCTCGGCCGCCGCGTGCGCCGCGAGACCGGGGCCACCATCCGTGACCTCGTCCAGGCGATCCCGCACCTCAACTCGTACATGGACATCCGGCGGTTCACCTCCCAGGCGCCGTCCGGCCTGGAGATCATCGCCAACGACGTCGACCCGGCCGTCTCCACGACGTTCAACGACGAGGACTACCGGCGGGCCATCGATGTGCTGGGCAAGCAGTACCCGGTCATCCTGACCGACTCCGGCACCGGTCTGCTCTACAGCGCCATGCGCGGTGTGCTCGACCTCGCCGACCAGCTCATCATCATCTCGACGCCGTCGGTGGACGGTGCGAGCAGTGCCAGTACGACGCTGGACTGGCTGTCCGCGCACGGATACGCCGACCTCGTCTCACGGTCCATCACCGTCATCTCCGGTGTGCGCGAGACCGGCAAGATGATCAAGGTGGAGGACATCGTCAGCCACTTCGAGACGCGCTGCCGCGGTGTCGTGGTCGTGCCGTTCGACGAGCATCTGGCCGCCGGTGCCGAGGTCGACCTCGACATGATGCGGCCGAAGGTGCGGGAGTCGTACTTCAACCTCGCGGCGATGGTCGCCGAGGACTTCGTACGGCACCAGCAGATGCACGGGCTGTGGACGAGTGACGGCAACCCGCCGCCGGTCGCCGCCCCGCCGCTGCCGGGCCAGCAGTACGCTCCGGGCCAGCCGATGCCGGGCCAGCCGATGCCCGGGCAGCCAATGCCTGGACAGCAGGTCCCCGGTCAGCCGCCGGTTCCGGGGCAGCCGGGCCCGTATCCGCAGGCTCCCCAGCCGCCCCAGCCCGGCCAGCCGTACGCCCCCGGTCAGCCCTACCCCCAGCCGGGTCAACCGCCCGCGCAGCCCGGACAGGCGTATCCGCCCGGCCAGCCCGGCCAGCCCGGCCAGCCTTATCCGCAGCAGCCGGGTCAGCCGTACCCGCAGCACCCCGGGCAGCCCGGTTACGGCTACCCGCAGCCTCCGCAGCAGCCGGACGGGCAGACCCCTCCCCCGCCGCCCCAGCAGTAG
- a CDS encoding DUF397 domain-containing protein, whose product MAETEEQIKARKERERDELYALDISGVEWQSAPGTEEQEERVEIAYLPAGAVAMRSSLDPDTVLRYTEAEWQAFVLGARDGEFDLEPAPHDGDRAADA is encoded by the coding sequence ATGGCGGAGACGGAAGAGCAGATCAAGGCGCGCAAGGAGCGGGAGCGCGATGAGCTGTACGCGCTCGACATCTCCGGCGTTGAGTGGCAGAGCGCGCCCGGCACCGAGGAGCAGGAGGAGCGGGTCGAGATCGCCTACCTGCCCGCCGGGGCCGTGGCCATGCGCTCGTCGCTCGACCCGGACACCGTTCTGCGGTACACGGAGGCCGAGTGGCAGGCCTTCGTGCTCGGGGCGCGGGACGGCGAGTTCGACCTGGAGCCGGCGCCGCACGACGGGGACCGGGCGGCGGACGCGTAG
- the rpsO gene encoding 30S ribosomal protein S15 — protein sequence MSLDAATKKQIITEFGQKEGDTGSPEVQVAMLSRRISDLTEHLKTHKHDHHSRRGLLILVGQRRRLLQYLAKKDIQRFRALVDRLGIRRGAAGAK from the coding sequence GTGTCGCTCGACGCCGCTACGAAGAAGCAGATCATCACCGAGTTCGGCCAGAAGGAGGGCGACACCGGCTCTCCCGAGGTCCAGGTCGCCATGCTCTCGCGCCGGATCTCGGACCTGACCGAGCACCTCAAGACGCACAAGCACGACCACCACTCCCGCCGTGGTCTGCTGATCCTGGTCGGTCAGCGCCGTCGCCTGCTGCAGTACCTGGCGAAGAAGGACATCCAGCGCTTCCGTGCGCTGGTCGACCGCCTGGGCATCCGCCGCGGTGCGGCGGGCGCCAAGTAA